One Rhodobacteraceae bacterium M385 genomic region harbors:
- a CDS encoding SDR family oxidoreductase, which produces MNFQDKSVMITGAGKGIGRDTARYLAARGAHIVAISRTRESLDSLAKEIGCDVIVADLANPDAARTAAIEGLPCDYLVNCAGINVLQPFVDVTVEAFDLVYAVNTRAAMIVAQEFARSLIDRQKSGAIVNVSSISSVVGFEDHASYCASKGAMDGMSRVMANELGPHGIRVNCINPIVTMTELAAEAWSDPVKAGPVLSRMPVGRFAETRDVASVIAFLLSDEAAMLSGLALPVDGGFLAN; this is translated from the coding sequence ATGAACTTTCAAGACAAATCAGTGATGATTACCGGCGCTGGAAAAGGGATCGGTCGCGATACCGCCCGCTACCTTGCGGCGCGTGGTGCACATATTGTGGCGATCTCTCGGACACGAGAAAGCCTCGATAGCTTGGCGAAAGAGATCGGATGCGATGTCATCGTCGCCGACCTAGCAAACCCCGACGCGGCCCGGACGGCTGCGATCGAGGGGTTGCCCTGCGACTACCTGGTAAATTGCGCGGGCATCAACGTCTTGCAGCCTTTCGTTGATGTCACGGTTGAGGCCTTCGATCTAGTCTATGCCGTCAATACCCGCGCGGCGATGATCGTGGCGCAGGAATTTGCACGGTCCCTCATCGACCGCCAAAAGTCGGGTGCCATCGTCAATGTCTCAAGCATATCCTCGGTGGTCGGGTTCGAGGATCACGCCTCCTATTGCGCGTCAAAGGGGGCAATGGATGGCATGAGCCGGGTCATGGCGAACGAACTGGGCCCCCACGGCATCCGCGTCAATTGCATTAATCCCATCGTAACGATGACTGAACTAGCTGCCGAGGCTTGGAGCGACCCGGTGAAGGCGGGGCCAGTCCTGTCGCGGATGCCGGTGGGGCGCTTCGCGGAGACCCGGGATGTGGCCTCGGTGATTGCATTTCTTCTGAGCGACGAGGCCGCTATGCTGTCTGGCCTGGCCCTGCCAGTGGATGGCGGTTTTCTTGCCAATTAG
- the xylB gene encoding xylulokinase, translating to MSYLGIDLGTSGLRALLIDDAGRPVGSAECAYQTSHPQSGWSEQDPAVWIQALEQTVATLRANHDAFADLRGIGVAGHMHGATLLDRADRVLRPCILWNDTRSNVEAAALDANPAFRAQTGNIVFPGFTAPKIAWVRAHEPEIFQQIAKVLLPTAYLNLYLTGEHVADKSDSAGTAWLDMGLRDWSADLLTASHTRSDQMPRLVEGNAPAGMLRGDLARSWGLGHPVTVAGGAGDNAAAACGVGALEEGTGFVSLGTSGVLLAVRSDYCPAPETALHTFCHALPKTWYQMGVMLSATDSLNWLCNLLHTTPEACTERLGDKLKGPGRVGFLPYLSGERTPHNDADIRGAFTGLGHDTDLNALTHATIEGVCYGLRDSAEAMRATGAQFEHMFAVGGGASSRYWLQMLATVLDMPLSVPHSHEIGAALGAARLGQAAASDAQPASIMPLPDTLEIIAPDQALTDTYEESYRRFHATYPAIKSISAAG from the coding sequence ATGAGCTATCTTGGAATTGATCTTGGGACATCTGGGCTTCGCGCCCTCCTCATAGACGACGCGGGGCGTCCGGTCGGATCGGCAGAGTGCGCGTATCAAACCAGCCACCCGCAGTCTGGCTGGTCCGAACAAGATCCGGCGGTTTGGATTCAGGCCTTAGAACAAACGGTTGCCACGCTACGGGCCAACCATGATGCCTTCGCGGACTTACGCGGCATTGGCGTTGCCGGTCACATGCATGGGGCGACCCTGCTCGACCGCGCCGACAGGGTGCTGCGCCCGTGTATTTTGTGGAACGACACCCGCAGCAACGTGGAAGCCGCCGCCCTTGACGCAAACCCCGCCTTTCGGGCGCAAACCGGAAACATCGTCTTTCCCGGCTTCACTGCGCCAAAAATCGCATGGGTACGCGCCCACGAACCAGAAATCTTCCAGCAGATCGCCAAGGTGCTGCTACCTACAGCTTACTTGAACCTGTATTTGACTGGCGAACATGTAGCCGACAAATCCGATAGCGCCGGAACCGCGTGGCTGGATATGGGGCTGCGCGATTGGTCCGCCGATCTGTTGACCGCTAGTCATACACGCTCCGATCAGATGCCTCGCCTAGTCGAAGGCAACGCCCCAGCCGGCATGCTGCGTGGTGATCTGGCCCGGTCCTGGGGATTGGGCCACCCTGTTACCGTTGCAGGGGGCGCGGGCGACAATGCCGCTGCGGCCTGCGGCGTTGGCGCGTTGGAAGAAGGCACGGGCTTCGTGTCTCTCGGCACCTCGGGTGTTCTTCTGGCAGTGCGTTCAGATTATTGCCCGGCCCCGGAAACCGCGCTGCACACCTTTTGCCATGCTTTGCCTAAAACTTGGTATCAAATGGGCGTTATGCTTTCGGCAACTGATAGCTTGAACTGGCTGTGTAATTTGCTGCACACCACGCCCGAGGCCTGCACGGAGCGTTTGGGCGACAAGTTGAAGGGCCCCGGTCGTGTCGGGTTTCTTCCTTACTTGTCCGGCGAACGGACTCCCCATAACGACGCCGATATCCGCGGGGCATTTACCGGCTTGGGCCATGACACCGACCTGAATGCGTTGACCCATGCCACGATCGAAGGGGTGTGCTACGGGCTGCGCGACTCTGCCGAAGCGATGCGTGCCACAGGCGCCCAATTCGAACACATGTTCGCCGTCGGTGGCGGAGCGTCCTCTCGGTATTGGCTGCAAATGCTGGCGACGGTTCTGGATATGCCATTGAGCGTCCCACATAGCCATGAGATTGGCGCAGCACTCGGAGCGGCCCGTCTTGGGCAGGCTGCGGCCTCCGACGCCCAACCCGCGTCCATAATGCCCCTGCCCGATACCCTCGAGATCATTGCCCCGGACCAAGCCCTGACAGATACCTACGAAGAGAGCTACCGTCGCTTCCACGCAACTTACCCAGCAATCAAGTCTATCAGCGCCGCCGGATGA
- a CDS encoding HAD hydrolase-like protein, protein MLTTQQIFDRYEEVRPRLPQVTTQPDTVDITSLLDIADQVDAFVFDAFGVLNVGKTLIPGADVRLDQLRARGCAIRILTNAASYDRCGAIAKFKRLGLRIKDDEIITSRQAALSAMDLGHWGVIAADEDQLGDVPHNVTRLASNAADYDSAEKFLFLSAADWTAAKQDLLHDAMQRNPRPLLIANADLAAPRDNGLSMEPGFFGHLVADTFPDHVRFFGKPFPEVYDLIEASLPTTPLNRIAMCGDTLHTDILGAAARGWRTVLVTQDGLFSGHETQPFVERAGLFADWCLCRI, encoded by the coding sequence CTGCTGACCACCCAACAGATTTTCGACCGCTACGAAGAGGTCCGCCCACGGCTTCCTCAGGTCACGACCCAACCGGACACCGTCGACATCACCTCGCTGTTGGATATTGCAGACCAAGTCGACGCCTTCGTCTTCGATGCCTTTGGCGTGCTGAATGTCGGCAAAACCCTGATCCCGGGCGCGGATGTGCGCCTTGACCAGCTCCGCGCCCGGGGCTGCGCCATTCGTATTCTGACCAACGCCGCCAGTTACGACCGCTGCGGCGCCATCGCCAAATTCAAACGTCTCGGATTACGGATCAAGGATGACGAGATCATCACCAGCCGGCAGGCCGCGCTTAGCGCGATGGATCTCGGACATTGGGGCGTGATCGCCGCCGATGAAGATCAGCTTGGCGATGTGCCACACAACGTGACACGCTTAGCGTCCAATGCCGCCGATTATGATAGCGCGGAAAAGTTTCTGTTCCTCTCGGCGGCGGATTGGACAGCCGCAAAGCAAGACCTGTTGCACGATGCCATGCAGCGCAATCCGCGCCCGCTGTTGATCGCAAATGCCGATCTCGCCGCACCTCGCGACAACGGGTTATCGATGGAGCCGGGGTTCTTTGGCCATCTCGTCGCTGACACCTTCCCTGACCATGTGCGCTTCTTCGGCAAACCATTTCCCGAAGTCTATGATCTGATCGAGGCCTCACTCCCGACGACCCCATTGAACCGGATCGCGATGTGTGGTGACACGCTTCACACGGATATCCTGGGTGCCGCAGCGCGGGGCTGGCGCACGGTTTTGGTTACGCAAGACGGACTATTCTCGGGCCATGAAACACAGCCCTTCGTCGAGCGTGCGGGCCTATTTGCCGATTGGTGCCTTTGTCGCATCTAG
- the phnE gene encoding phosphonate ABC transporter, permease protein PhnE — protein sequence MTQTLTHEWARFTPVQRMKRYVALLAVTLVVVWALGSIDVIWEWVWDAPIQLVDLFARMVPPDPTNLPSILEATWQTINIATIATMIAVVLSLPVAYISAQNTTPNVVCLWIGRFILVSSRSVNTIIWALLFVAIFGPGIIAGIIAIMFRSIGFLGKLLGEAIEEIDPDPVEALEACGASRFKVVMYGIVPQVMPAFFAISILRWDINLRESTVLGLVGAGGIGIILQGAIDTFQWQEVSMVLLTILALVITGEVISSALRKKLL from the coding sequence ATGACACAGACACTCACACACGAATGGGCGCGTTTTACCCCCGTCCAACGGATGAAACGCTATGTCGCGTTGCTGGCTGTCACGCTGGTGGTGGTCTGGGCCTTAGGCAGCATCGACGTAATCTGGGAATGGGTCTGGGATGCGCCGATCCAGCTGGTCGACTTGTTCGCCCGCATGGTGCCGCCGGACCCGACCAATCTGCCGTCGATCCTAGAGGCCACGTGGCAAACCATCAACATCGCCACAATCGCCACGATGATCGCCGTCGTCCTGTCGCTGCCCGTCGCCTATATTTCGGCGCAGAACACGACGCCAAATGTGGTCTGCCTGTGGATCGGGAGGTTCATTCTGGTATCGTCGCGGTCGGTCAACACGATCATCTGGGCGCTGCTGTTCGTTGCCATCTTTGGTCCGGGGATCATCGCGGGGATCATTGCGATTATGTTCCGATCTATCGGGTTCCTTGGCAAACTTCTGGGCGAAGCGATCGAGGAAATCGACCCCGATCCGGTCGAGGCGCTGGAGGCCTGCGGCGCGTCAAGGTTCAAGGTGGTGATGTATGGCATCGTGCCGCAAGTGATGCCCGCGTTCTTTGCGATCAGCATCCTGCGGTGGGACATCAACCTACGTGAATCCACGGTTCTTGGCCTTGTCGGGGCGGGCGGTATCGGGATCATCCTGCAAGGGGCGATTGACACGTTCCAATGGCAAGAAGTGTCGATGGTCCTGCTGACAATCCTCGCCCTTGTTATCACCGGTGAAGTTATCTCATCCGCGCTGCGCAAGAAACTTCTGTAA
- the phnE gene encoding phosphonate ABC transporter, permease protein PhnE: protein MTTQTVWRKPPFIKSPTVRWVFYIAVAVYVIGTIATLPVDWERTAEGLTRAQRIFSGAFPPSFERSGLLISGFMESLKIAILATTLGMILSVPLAFMAARNISPKPVYLIGRSSFILARSFHPVIVAIIFVKAVGFGPLAGALTLTVYSIGFVAKLLAERIEEIDFGQVEAMRSVGASFFSTMIYAILPQIMPRLVGLGIYQLDSNLRASAVVGIVGAGGIGATLANAFGRYDYDFALAITMVIVGAILISEAVSGMIRKRMT from the coding sequence ATGACCACCCAAACCGTCTGGCGCAAACCGCCGTTCATTAAATCGCCCACCGTGCGCTGGGTGTTTTACATCGCCGTCGCGGTCTATGTGATCGGGACCATCGCCACTTTGCCGGTTGATTGGGAACGCACAGCCGAGGGCCTTACACGGGCACAGCGCATTTTCAGCGGAGCCTTTCCACCCAGCTTTGAACGCTCGGGGCTGCTGATCTCGGGCTTCATGGAAAGCCTGAAAATCGCGATCCTTGCGACGACGTTGGGGATGATCCTTTCGGTGCCTTTAGCGTTCATGGCCGCGCGTAATATCTCGCCCAAGCCTGTGTATCTGATCGGTCGGAGCTCGTTCATTCTCGCCCGTAGCTTCCACCCGGTAATCGTCGCAATCATTTTCGTGAAGGCTGTGGGCTTTGGCCCCTTGGCCGGTGCGCTGACGCTGACAGTCTATTCCATCGGCTTTGTTGCCAAACTGCTGGCCGAGCGGATCGAAGAGATCGATTTCGGTCAGGTCGAGGCTATGCGTTCGGTCGGGGCGTCGTTCTTTAGCACGATGATCTACGCGATCTTGCCGCAGATCATGCCGCGTCTTGTGGGGCTTGGAATCTATCAGCTCGATAGTAATCTGCGGGCCTCTGCCGTGGTTGGTATCGTCGGCGCAGGCGGCATCGGGGCGACCCTTGCCAATGCGTTCGGGCGCTATGACTACGACTTCGCGCTTGCCATCACGATGGTCATCGTTGGCGCAATCCTGATTTCCGAAGCCGTCAGCGGCATGATCAGAAAGCGGATGACATGA
- the phnC gene encoding phosphonate ABC transporter ATP-binding protein encodes MLEIKNLVKRYGKGAPVLKDLNLSVEGEQLMSIIGSSGAGKSTLLRCVNRLVEPTSGSITLNGTDFTTLGAKELRRARRRVGMVFQSFNLVDRLSVMENVQCGRLGYISTWAAVTRRYPAEDIERAFELMERVGIAQYADKRADELSGGERQRVGVVRALMQRPEILLADEPTASLDPKTSEQIMSLLRDLARELNLPVIINIHNVTEAKEYSDRIVGMRYGRIIFDDKPVALDAAQMDEIYAGTPSEDRQEMGAVA; translated from the coding sequence ATGCTAGAAATTAAAAATCTTGTGAAAAGATACGGGAAAGGTGCGCCTGTCCTGAAGGATCTGAACCTGTCGGTTGAAGGTGAACAATTGATGTCGATCATCGGGTCGTCGGGCGCGGGAAAAAGTACGCTTTTGCGCTGTGTGAACCGTTTGGTCGAACCCACATCGGGCAGCATCACCTTGAACGGCACCGACTTCACGACGCTGGGCGCGAAAGAGCTGCGCCGCGCCCGTCGCCGTGTGGGCATGGTATTCCAGAGCTTTAACCTGGTGGACCGGTTGAGCGTTATGGAGAACGTGCAGTGCGGCCGCCTGGGCTATATTTCCACATGGGCCGCCGTCACCCGTCGCTATCCTGCTGAAGATATCGAACGCGCGTTTGAATTGATGGAACGGGTAGGCATCGCGCAATATGCCGATAAACGCGCCGACGAGTTGTCGGGCGGCGAACGTCAACGTGTCGGTGTGGTGCGTGCCCTGATGCAGCGCCCTGAAATTCTGCTGGCGGATGAGCCTACAGCCTCGCTTGACCCGAAAACATCCGAACAGATCATGTCGCTGCTGCGCGACCTTGCGCGGGAATTGAACCTGCCTGTCATCATCAACATCCACAACGTGACCGAAGCCAAAGAATACAGCGACCGGATCGTCGGGATGCGCTACGGGCGGATCATTTTTGATGACAAGCCTGTCGCGCTGGATGCCGCCCAGATGGATGAAATCTACGCGGGCACCCCGTCCGAGGACCGTCAGGAAATGGGTGCCGTCGCATGA
- the phnD gene encoding phosphate/phosphite/phosphonate ABC transporter substrate-binding protein: MTIRMTNAAMAASLLVLGNVSAVAAQECTERGALDALYCDANGDLVADTPTDPAELNDPNTLVFAYTPVEDPAVYADIWAPFIAHLEEATGREVQFFAVQSNSAEVEAMRSGRLHIAGFSTGPTPFAVNLAGAVPFAIMGAEDGQFGYRLQVFTQADSDIQEVSDLAGRRVAHTSPTSNSGNQAPRALFPGLGVIPDEDYEVVYSGSHDQSMLGVVAGDYDAAPVASEVVDRMAERGLYDVADVRMIWESDPFPTTSFTLAHDLDPELAATIREAFFSFEFEGTALGDEFDGVSRFIPITYQDQWAVIREIQASNGVEYTPQGLADN, encoded by the coding sequence ATGACTATTAGAATGACCAATGCAGCTATGGCTGCAAGTCTACTGGTGCTTGGCAATGTTTCGGCCGTCGCCGCACAGGAGTGCACCGAACGCGGTGCGCTGGATGCATTGTATTGCGATGCAAACGGTGACCTTGTTGCCGATACGCCGACTGATCCTGCGGAACTGAATGATCCAAACACATTGGTGTTCGCCTATACGCCCGTCGAAGATCCTGCCGTTTATGCTGATATCTGGGCACCGTTTATCGCTCACCTTGAAGAGGCGACCGGCAGAGAGGTGCAATTCTTCGCGGTGCAATCCAACTCTGCAGAAGTAGAGGCGATGCGCTCTGGTCGTCTGCATATCGCGGGCTTCTCCACTGGTCCAACGCCATTTGCCGTGAACCTTGCAGGGGCCGTGCCGTTTGCGATCATGGGTGCCGAGGACGGTCAGTTCGGCTACCGCCTTCAGGTGTTTACACAGGCCGACAGCGACATTCAGGAAGTGTCCGATCTTGCCGGGCGGCGTGTTGCACATACTTCGCCCACTTCAAACTCCGGCAACCAGGCACCGCGCGCGCTGTTCCCGGGCCTTGGTGTGATCCCGGACGAGGACTACGAAGTCGTCTATTCCGGCTCCCACGATCAATCCATGTTGGGTGTTGTCGCGGGTGACTACGACGCGGCCCCTGTAGCTTCCGAAGTTGTGGACCGCATGGCCGAGCGTGGCCTTTATGACGTGGCGGATGTGCGCATGATCTGGGAAAGCGACCCGTTCCCGACAACCTCCTTCACATTGGCGCACGATCTTGATCCGGAATTGGCCGCGACCATCCGAGAGGCGTTTTTCTCATTCGAGTTTGAAGGCACGGCCCTCGGTGACGAATTCGACGGCGTCAGCAGGTTTATCCCGATCACCTATCAGGATCAGTGGGCTGTCATTCGCGAAATTCAGGCCTCGAACGGCGTTGAATACACGCCACAAGGCCTCGCTGACAACTAA
- a CDS encoding response regulator transcription factor, which translates to MTLENQTQDQSPPVVAIVDDDQEVRETLCELLSSSGFTPIACKGSADFHALGEPPAVDLAIIDLRLRGESGLDLALQIGARYGLPIVMLTGVGDEIDKIIGLETGADDYLMKPFNPRELVARIRSVLRRYGHGVNRAPSLLEHTIAFGSKHLDLQSRILLDQAGHEIPLTNGEYRLLEYLARNPSRVISRPELLSGLGSDMERYVDRTIDVLILRLRRKIEDTPSKPVHLQTRRSQGYFFKLEAE; encoded by the coding sequence GTGACGCTCGAAAATCAAACCCAAGATCAGTCGCCGCCCGTTGTCGCGATCGTCGATGACGATCAAGAGGTGCGAGAGACACTGTGCGAGTTACTGTCTAGTAGCGGTTTCACACCGATCGCTTGCAAGGGCAGTGCCGATTTCCACGCGCTTGGCGAACCGCCTGCCGTCGATCTTGCGATCATTGATTTAAGGCTGCGTGGTGAATCTGGTTTGGATTTGGCGCTGCAAATCGGCGCGCGGTATGGCTTGCCTATTGTGATGCTGACAGGTGTCGGGGACGAGATCGACAAAATCATTGGCCTCGAAACAGGTGCCGATGATTACCTGATGAAGCCTTTCAACCCGCGGGAGCTGGTTGCCCGCATCCGCTCGGTCCTGCGCCGCTATGGGCATGGCGTGAACCGCGCGCCTTCCTTACTCGAACACACCATCGCCTTCGGGAGCAAACATCTTGATCTGCAAAGCCGCATTCTGCTCGATCAAGCAGGCCACGAAATCCCCCTGACGAACGGTGAATACCGTCTTCTTGAATATTTGGCGCGAAACCCGTCGCGGGTGATTTCACGGCCCGAGCTTTTGTCCGGCCTCGGGTCGGATATGGAACGCTATGTGGACCGTACAATCGATGTGCTGATCCTGCGCTTGCGCCGCAAAATCGAGGACACACCGTCAAAGCCCGTTCATTTGCAGACCAGAAGGTCACAGGGCTACTTCTTTAAGCTAGAGGCCGAGTAG
- a CDS encoding HAMP domain-containing protein, giving the protein MRPAFHTPSVKARLSIAILTLCAVTVIISTISLLSLRNAENWLDTIHRDTLSEVSQALEFSRSAADLATAAPFLLAVQVPYQRQADADAILQTIEQLETLSEGTDDLALPLARIRVAIANLLRVSSPQSLLQADIAQIDTDLAQLQDRFQRQAISTEATLDDRLVWAALSRLTSDARSVTRAQEILEVGEIYRRFNRGRAALPDNAIAADGLREIEDILTRPTTDLFQLKYQSLTAALDAENALFRIRQLSGEISAFATLRVEAAQERLRLARMQTSRDLNLAQIGVALLALFSACVAVISSLFVSRYVTRNLRLVADGMHQLAAGDHSVTVPTRNATDDEIGQLFHAFGVFRSNARKLDRRTAQITRQNMLFSSVFSGIKDGVAILTPQGKIEAENNKVRALLNIPYDAHAQTMKDLFALSVFSLQSGSDDRGGYEEYTNPMGDVIEVRSSLLPDGRSVWMLSEATERKRIEDRLEEIRRVEALGKVTGEVAHDFGNILSTISGNLHLLETSNATAAPFRLGRIRTAVDLGVSLTERLVAFARKQHLEPELVDLGSLVEGMQDLLDIALPENVTLHLDLGESPLHVSLDPGQLESALLNVCMNAAQAMPDAGNIWITLTSQNRHAVLTIKDDGIGMTEETRRHAFEPFYTARPNGEGTGLGLSMVYGFVTQSGGTIEILSAMGQGTSIVIRVPIMDTPPVVKPKIPFAGTAIVVDDNRETAAALKVTLATLGFDTLVATNYSEAQKTIEQTREIALLVSDLNLDHGHSGVQLIHATLERHPLAFAILISSRLPAQVPVIQKFHSRFGMLPKPVDRTDLVHAVTDARRRIVEVS; this is encoded by the coding sequence ATGCGGCCCGCGTTCCATACGCCTAGCGTCAAGGCGCGGCTTTCGATCGCGATCCTGACGCTGTGCGCGGTGACCGTGATAATTTCAACCATCAGCCTTTTGTCACTGCGCAATGCGGAAAACTGGCTCGACACAATCCACCGCGACACGCTGTCCGAGGTGTCACAAGCCTTGGAGTTTTCGCGCAGCGCCGCCGACCTTGCCACCGCTGCGCCGTTTCTTTTGGCGGTGCAGGTTCCATACCAACGACAAGCGGACGCCGATGCGATTTTACAAACCATCGAGCAATTGGAAACGCTATCTGAGGGCACGGATGATCTCGCTCTACCTCTTGCACGCATCCGTGTCGCCATTGCCAACCTGCTGCGGGTGTCTTCGCCACAAAGCTTGTTGCAGGCCGACATCGCACAAATCGACACCGATTTGGCGCAGCTGCAAGACAGGTTCCAACGGCAAGCCATTTCAACAGAGGCCACCTTAGATGACCGTTTGGTCTGGGCTGCTTTGAGCCGTTTGACCAGCGACGCCCGCAGCGTGACCCGTGCACAGGAAATCCTCGAAGTGGGTGAGATATACCGCCGTTTCAATCGCGGCCGTGCTGCGCTTCCCGACAACGCCATTGCGGCAGATGGCTTGCGGGAAATCGAGGACATCCTAACCCGCCCCACCACCGATCTTTTCCAGCTGAAATACCAATCTCTCACCGCCGCACTTGATGCCGAAAACGCGTTATTTCGCATTCGCCAACTGTCCGGTGAAATCAGCGCTTTTGCGACGTTGCGGGTTGAGGCGGCGCAAGAACGGCTGCGGCTGGCGCGGATGCAAACCTCACGCGATCTAAATTTGGCGCAGATCGGTGTGGCACTGCTGGCGCTGTTTAGTGCCTGCGTTGCAGTGATCTCATCGCTGTTCGTGTCACGCTATGTGACACGCAATCTGCGTCTTGTGGCGGACGGTATGCACCAGCTTGCTGCGGGCGATCATTCCGTCACCGTGCCGACCCGAAATGCGACGGATGACGAGATTGGCCAGCTGTTCCATGCGTTTGGCGTCTTCCGCTCCAACGCGCGCAAACTGGACCGGCGGACCGCGCAAATCACCCGGCAGAACATGCTATTTTCTAGCGTCTTCAGCGGCATAAAGGACGGCGTCGCGATCCTGACACCTCAGGGCAAGATCGAGGCCGAGAACAACAAGGTACGCGCGCTTTTAAACATCCCCTACGACGCCCACGCACAGACCATGAAGGATCTGTTCGCACTGTCGGTCTTCAGTTTGCAAAGCGGGTCGGATGACCGCGGCGGGTACGAAGAATACACCAACCCCATGGGTGACGTGATCGAGGTGCGGTCTTCGCTTCTGCCCGATGGTCGATCCGTCTGGATGTTGTCCGAAGCCACAGAGCGCAAGCGCATCGAAGATCGCCTAGAGGAAATCCGCCGTGTTGAGGCGCTTGGCAAGGTCACGGGAGAAGTGGCCCACGATTTCGGCAACATCCTGTCGACGATTTCGGGCAACCTGCATTTGCTGGAAACATCCAACGCGACCGCCGCGCCCTTCCGTCTTGGACGGATACGGACCGCCGTGGACTTAGGCGTGTCCCTGACGGAACGTCTCGTAGCGTTTGCACGCAAACAACACCTTGAGCCAGAGCTGGTCGATCTAGGCTCATTGGTCGAGGGAATGCAGGATCTGTTGGACATCGCCCTCCCCGAGAACGTGACACTCCATTTGGATCTGGGTGAATCTCCGCTGCATGTGTCGCTCGATCCGGGTCAGCTTGAAAGCGCGTTGCTGAATGTGTGTATGAACGCGGCACAGGCCATGCCCGATGCGGGCAACATCTGGATCACCTTGACGTCGCAGAACCGTCACGCTGTCCTGACGATCAAGGACGACGGCATCGGCATGACAGAAGAAACCCGCCGCCACGCGTTTGAACCTTTCTATACGGCCCGTCCCAACGGAGAGGGCACAGGACTGGGCCTATCGATGGTATACGGTTTCGTAACCCAATCTGGCGGCACAATCGAAATTCTCTCTGCCATGGGACAAGGCACATCCATCGTAATTCGCGTCCCGATTATGGACACGCCACCCGTCGTCAAGCCCAAGATACCTTTTGCAGGTACGGCAATCGTTGTTGATGATAATCGGGAAACGGCGGCTGCCTTAAAGGTCACCCTCGCGACACTCGGTTTCGATACATTGGTCGCGACAAATTACTCGGAGGCGCAAAAAACCATCGAACAGACACGGGAAATAGCACTTTTGGTTTCCGATCTAAATCTAGACCATGGGCATTCAGGGGTGCAATTGATTCACGCAACACTAGAACGACATCCCTTGGCATTTGCCATTTTGATATCATCGCGCCTGCCAGCCCAAGTCCCTGTAATTCAGAAGTTTCACAGTCGTTTCGGGATGCTGCCGAAACCCGTTGATAGAACTGATCTGGTTCATGCTGTGACCGACGCGCGTAGAAGAATAGTAGAGGTCAGTTAA
- a CDS encoding LysR family transcriptional regulator: MAVAHLGSFSRAASELGLSQSALSQSVQQLEHLLNAELLDRRYRTIVATPAGAVLQRRLHGIMEDLRQALDEVQSEVSSDEGSVTVACLSTVATLIMAPTVGQFKAEYPKVSISIRDENVDGILDQVKSGSVDFAVTCLFSDDKDITFQPLLRDRFRFVCHRDHPFAKRKAIRWRDLDQVNLVVTSRGTGVRRLIDRHLVDSSVLDAAKYEVSRVPSILKIVEEGGVSSVLPALTLASLDKDSELVHLPMIEPEITREVGIVTLSGGPLSTIAEQFRRKFLQVLRDGHDLSHMPDIEIYEAS, translated from the coding sequence ATGGCGGTTGCACATCTTGGATCATTTAGCCGAGCCGCCAGCGAGCTTGGCTTGTCGCAATCTGCCTTGAGCCAATCAGTTCAACAGTTGGAACACCTACTAAATGCAGAGCTGTTGGACCGGAGGTATCGGACGATCGTGGCAACCCCCGCTGGCGCAGTCCTTCAGCGCAGGCTGCACGGCATCATGGAAGACCTGCGGCAAGCACTTGATGAGGTTCAAAGCGAGGTTAGCAGCGATGAAGGCTCCGTTACGGTCGCGTGCCTTTCTACTGTTGCGACCTTGATTATGGCACCAACGGTCGGTCAGTTTAAGGCCGAGTACCCAAAGGTATCGATCTCCATTCGAGACGAGAACGTAGACGGTATCCTTGACCAGGTGAAATCCGGAAGCGTTGATTTCGCGGTAACTTGCTTATTCTCGGACGACAAGGACATCACGTTCCAACCACTTCTGCGAGATCGGTTTCGCTTCGTGTGCCACCGCGATCATCCATTCGCGAAACGCAAAGCTATACGGTGGCGCGACCTTGATCAGGTCAATCTTGTCGTGACGAGTAGGGGCACCGGAGTGCGGCGGTTGATAGACCGGCATCTTGTCGATTCAAGCGTCCTAGACGCGGCGAAATATGAAGTCTCTCGGGTGCCGTCGATTTTGAAAATTGTAGAAGAAGGGGGCGTGAGCTCTGTACTCCCCGCCCTTACTCTTGCCTCCTTGGATAAAGACAGCGAGCTCGTGCATTTGCCGATGATCGAACCTGAAATCACCCGAGAAGTGGGGATCGTCACCTTATCCGGTGGGCCGCTTTCCACGATCGCAGAACAGTTCCGTCGGAAATTCCTGCAAGTGCTCCGCGATGGACACGACCTATCGCACATGCCGGACATCGAGATTTATGAAGCGTCGTAG